In the Halorubrum ruber genome, GTCTATCTCGGTGAACAGCGTGCGCGGGTTGACGACGCAGCCGTTGCCCAAGATCCCGACGGTCCCCCGGACCGCGCCGCTGGGAACCAAGGAGAGCTTGTACTCCGCGCCGCCTTCGACGACGGTGTGGCCGGCGTTGTCGCCGCCCTGATAACGGACTACGACGTCCGCGTCCCCTCCCCACCGGTCGACGAGGGCGCCCTTGCCCTCGTCGCCGAGCTGGGAGCCGACGATGGTGAGTGTCATACGACCTGCCGATTCCCGTCGGGGGGTAAAACCGATTACGGTCTGCGACCGCGAGACAGGCACAGATGTGGATCAAAAAATACGCCGGGCACAGTGAATACGCTCGTTCGTGTATTCTCTCGGCGTCCCCCCGGGAGGCCGCACCGTCGCGCGCTCTTCCGTGCGTACGCTCACCGTCTGCCGTGCCGCGATCGAACACGTTAACTACTCCCACGTCAAAGCCTGCGATCTGACGAGGCCTCCCCCGGCCGCCGACAGCAACTTTTAAACGGGGCATGACGAGTTAACATGTGCCATGATAGATCGATTAGAGAAGGAGGTAGACATGCTGGAACGTCACCTCCAAGTCCTGCGGATGGTCATCGAGAACGAGCCGATCGGCATCGTGAAGATGTCGAACGAGACGGGCTACCCGCACCATAAGGTCCGCTACTCGCTTCGCGTCCTCGAAGAGGAGAACCTCATCGAGCCGTCCAGCCAGGGCGCGATCACCACCGAGCGCACCCACGAGTTCGTCGACGAACTCGACGAGAAGCTCGACGAGACCGTCGAGAAGCTCGGCTCCATGCGGATCGACGACGCCGCGGAGCTCGAGAACTGACCGCGCTTTCGATTTCGCCCGCCGACGCATCTGCCGCGTTTCTGCTCTCCCGGTAGCCGCCTCCGATAGGGTCCCGTGACGGCTACAGGTCGGGGACCGTCATGTGGAACCCGCCGTCTCTGGCCTCGACGAGGCACAGGTGGTAGCCCTGCTTGCGCGAGAGCTTCACGAAGCTCGCCCGCTTCGATCGGCTGAACAGGCCGCCGCCGACCGCGTCGCTCGCGGTCTCTAAGGCGCCCGGCTCGAAGAAGCTCTCCGTCACCGCGAACGCCCCGGCGAACGTCTCGTTCGATCCGGCGATGTCGCGCCCGTTCTCGACGAGCGACTCCAAGGTCCCCTCCGGCGTCGGGTCCCTGCTGTCGTTCAGGTCGGCGACGAACAGCGGGTGGCCCATCCGGTCGCGCAACACGAGGTCGAACGACCGCTGCTCGCGGACCTCCTCGCCGCCCTCGCGGAGCTCGATCGACACCGTCCCGCCGATCTCGGCGCGATCGATCTCCGGGAGCGCGTCGTAGAGGTCACGCAGCGTCCCCTCGTTGCCGGTGCCGCGGACCTCGAACGGGAGATCCTCGACGAGCCAGCGGGTGAAGCCGTACTCGATGGTGTCCTCTAAGAACTCCGCGAACGGCCGGCCGTCCACCGCGAGGCCCTCCGTCTCGAAGCTCGTGTGGTGTTCGACCCGGAGGTTCTCGCGGAGCGCCTCGCGGTCGACGCTCCCCTCGTGGGCGTCCGCCAGCGTCGCGCCCTCCTTCGAGTCGTACCTGATGAACAGGTTCGTCCCGTTGCGTGCCTCCGCGGGCGTGAGCGTCCGCTCCGCGTCCGGAAGCCGCTCCTTGGCGTTCGAGAGCTCGCTGCGGAGCCGGTCGCGCTCCTCTTTGAGCTCGTCGACCTCGGACTCGAGCCGGTCGACCTCGTCGGCCAGCTCGTCGCGCTCCGACTCGACCTCCTCGCGTTCGGCCGCCAGGCGGTCGCGTTCGTCCGCGAGCGACTGCCGCTCGGTCTCCGTCTCCTCCAAGGCCGCCTCGAGCTTCCGCAGCCGTTCGGGGTCGGCGTCGCCCTGCCCGCCGCGCCCGTCGCGCCCCTCGCGTTTCGACACCGCCGACGGCCCCGACGCCGTCTCGGTGGAGCGCGGCGACGGCGACCCGCCGTTCGCGTTCGACCCACTTCGCTCCGCGCGGCCGCGGTCCTCGCCCGAGCGGGAGCGCTGCGAAGCGGCTGCGCGGCGCTCGTCGGGACGCTGCGGTTCCCCGCCCGCCTCGGAGGGGTCGAGCGCCGGGATCGACTTCTGTTCCCGCCACTCGGCCTCCTCCGAGAAGACGTTCTCGGAGTCCGGCGCGTCGGCGGCGTCCGGGTCGGGCGAGTCCCTGGCGTCGGATTCCGAAGCGGTCGCTCCCTCGGGATCTGACGGTGATCGGCGCGCGCGGTCGGCACCGGGCGAGCCGTCTGCGTCTCGCTCGGCCGTCTCGGCGTCGCCGATCCGGACCTCGTCGGGCGCCGACCCGCCGGACCCGCCGGCCTCGCCGCTCGAAACAGCCTTGTCGCGGTCGTCCGCGGCCGCCTCCGCGTCGACGCCCGCCGACTCGTCGCTTCGGCTCGCGGCGGTCGAGTCGCCGTCTCGGGCGGCGCTCGCGGCGGGACCGACCGCGCTCGCGGGGCCGTCGTCTCCTGCCGTCTCCGGCTCGGCGTCGCTCTCGGTGTCCGACGG is a window encoding:
- a CDS encoding DUF7527 domain-containing protein; translation: MDAQRREAITEWDDRSFSDGFAGLRRIVDDGFSGAATDGTGWIFLVDGRVIGVVDATLDAFADAAGTVYRAPDEALPVLFAMQELGGEPRAKYYTKDTPLREADQKLSQGGFTGYIELSENVLSGDYYVAYTGGESMAAAYVGNARRLETGDDAFDLAADEVGIYTVYEVDLDVRPLPDGDDAKDADDASAATDPTETAGSDGASDADEEPTDEPSDTESDAEPETAGDDGPASAVGPAASAARDGDSTAASRSDESAGVDAEAAADDRDKAVSSGEAGGSGGSAPDEVRIGDAETAERDADGSPGADRARRSPSDPEGATASESDARDSPDPDAADAPDSENVFSEEAEWREQKSIPALDPSEAGGEPQRPDERRAAASQRSRSGEDRGRAERSGSNANGGSPSPRSTETASGPSAVSKREGRDGRGGQGDADPERLRKLEAALEETETERQSLADERDRLAAEREEVESERDELADEVDRLESEVDELKEERDRLRSELSNAKERLPDAERTLTPAEARNGTNLFIRYDSKEGATLADAHEGSVDREALRENLRVEHHTSFETEGLAVDGRPFAEFLEDTIEYGFTRWLVEDLPFEVRGTGNEGTLRDLYDALPEIDRAEIGGTVSIELREGGEEVREQRSFDLVLRDRMGHPLFVADLNDSRDPTPEGTLESLVENGRDIAGSNETFAGAFAVTESFFEPGALETASDAVGGGLFSRSKRASFVKLSRKQGYHLCLVEARDGGFHMTVPDL